Proteins encoded within one genomic window of Pongo abelii isolate AG06213 chromosome 18, NHGRI_mPonAbe1-v2.0_pri, whole genome shotgun sequence:
- the PHKG2 gene encoding phosphorylase b kinase gamma catalytic chain, liver/testis isoform isoform X3, translating into MTLDVGPEDELPDWAAAKEFYQKYDPKDVIGRGVSSVVRRCVHRATGHEFAVKIMEVTAERLSPEQLEEVREATRRETHILRQVAGHPHIITLIDSYESSSFMFLVFDLMRKGELFDYLTEKVALSEKETRSIMRSLLEAVSFLHANNIVHRDLKPENILLDDNMQIRLSDFGFSCHLEPSEKLRELCGTPGYLAPEILKCSMDETHPGYGKEVDLLFPSWACGVILFTLLAGSPPFWHRRQILMLRMIMEGQYQFSSPEWDDRSSTVKDLISRLLQVDPEARLTAEQALQHPFFERCEGSQPWNLTPRQRFRVAVWTVLAAGRVALSTHRVRPLTKNALLRDPYALRSVRRLIDNCAFRLYGHWVKKGEQQNRAALFQHRPPGPFPIMGPEEEGDSAAITEDEAVLVLG; encoded by the exons ATGACGCTGGACGTGGGGCCGGAGGATGAGCTGCCCGACTGGGCTGCCGCCAAGGAGTTTTACCAGAAGTACGATCCTAAGGACGTCATCGGCAG AGGAGTGAGCTCTGTGGTCCGCCGTTGTGTTCATCGAGCTACTGGCCATGAGTTTGCGGTGAAGATTATGGAAGTGACAGCTGAGCGGCTGAGTCCTGAGCAGCTGGAGGAGGTGCGGGAAGCCACACGGCGAGAGACACACATCCTTCGCCAGGTCGCCGGCCACCCCCACATCA tCACCCTCATCGATTCCTACGAGTCTTCTAGCTTCATGTTCCTGGTGTTTGACCT GATGCGGAAGGGAGAGCTGTTTGACTACCTCACAGAGAAGGTGGCCCTCTCTGAAAAGGAAACCAG gtccaTCATGCGGTCTCTGCTGGAAGCAGTGAGCTTTCTCCATGCCAACAACATTGTGCATCGAGATCTGAAGCCCGAGAATATTCTCCTAGATGACAATATGCAGATCCGACTTTCAGATTTCGGGTTCTCCTGCCACTTGGAACCTAGCGAGAAGCTTCGAG AGTTGTGTGGGACCCCAGGGTATCTAGCGCCAGAGATCCTTAAATGCTCCATGGATGAAACACACCCAGGCTATGGCAAGGAGGTCGACCT TCTCTTTCCCAGCTGGGCCTGTGGGGTGATCTTGTTCACACTCCTGGCTGGCTCGCCACCCTTCTGGCACCGGCGGCAGATCCTGATGTTACGCATGATCATGGAGGGCCAGTACCAGTTCAGTTCCCCTGAGTGGGACGACCGTTCCAGCACTGTCAAAGACCTG ATCTCCAGGCTGCTGCAGGTGGATCCTGAGGCACGCCTGACAGCTGAGCAGGCCCTACAGCACCCTTTCTTTGAGCGTTGTGAAGGCAGCCAACCCTGGAACCTCACCCCCCGCCAGCGGTTCCGG GTGGCAGTGTGGACAGTGCTGGCTGCTGGACGAGTGGCCCTAAGCACCCATCGTGTACGGCCACTGACCAAGAATGCACTGTTGAGGGACCCTTATGCGCTGCGGTCAGTGCGGCGCCTCATCGACAACTGTGCCTTCCGGCTCTACGGGCACTGGGTAAAGAAAGGGGAGCAGCAGAACCGGGCGGCTCTCTTTCAGCACCGGCCCCCTGGGCCTTTTCCCATCATGGGCCCTGAAGAGGAGGGAGACTCCGCTGCTATAACTGAGGATGAGGCCGTGCTTGTACTGGGCTAG
- the PHKG2 gene encoding phosphorylase b kinase gamma catalytic chain, liver/testis isoform isoform X1, protein MTLDVGPEDELPDWAAAKEFYQKYDPKDVIGRGVSSVVRRCVHRATGHEFAVKIMEVTAERLSPEQLEEVREATRRETHILRQVAGHPHISEAVFLAPPPLWDAAASYAPPSLRMRKGELFDYLTEKVALSEKETRSIMRSLLEAVSFLHANNIVHRDLKPENILLDDNMQIRLSDFGFSCHLEPSEKLRELCGTPGYLAPEILKCSMDETHPGYGKEVDLLFPSWACGVILFTLLAGSPPFWHRRQILMLRMIMEGQYQFSSPEWDDRSSTVKDLISRLLQVDPEARLTAEQALQHPFFERCEGSQPWNLTPRQRFRVAVWTVLAAGRVALSTHRVRPLTKNALLRDPYALRSVRRLIDNCAFRLYGHWVKKGEQQNRAALFQHRPPGPFPIMGPEEEGDSAAITEDEAVLVLG, encoded by the exons ATGACGCTGGACGTGGGGCCGGAGGATGAGCTGCCCGACTGGGCTGCCGCCAAGGAGTTTTACCAGAAGTACGATCCTAAGGACGTCATCGGCAG AGGAGTGAGCTCTGTGGTCCGCCGTTGTGTTCATCGAGCTACTGGCCATGAGTTTGCGGTGAAGATTATGGAAGTGACAGCTGAGCGGCTGAGTCCTGAGCAGCTGGAGGAGGTGCGGGAAGCCACACGGCGAGAGACACACATCCTTCGCCAGGTCGCCGGCCACCCCCACATCAGTGAGGCTGTCTTCCTTGCTCCT CCCCCACTGTGGGATGCAGCTGCCTCCTATGCCCCTCCTTCCCTTAGGATGCGGAAGGGAGAGCTGTTTGACTACCTCACAGAGAAGGTGGCCCTCTCTGAAAAGGAAACCAG gtccaTCATGCGGTCTCTGCTGGAAGCAGTGAGCTTTCTCCATGCCAACAACATTGTGCATCGAGATCTGAAGCCCGAGAATATTCTCCTAGATGACAATATGCAGATCCGACTTTCAGATTTCGGGTTCTCCTGCCACTTGGAACCTAGCGAGAAGCTTCGAG AGTTGTGTGGGACCCCAGGGTATCTAGCGCCAGAGATCCTTAAATGCTCCATGGATGAAACACACCCAGGCTATGGCAAGGAGGTCGACCT TCTCTTTCCCAGCTGGGCCTGTGGGGTGATCTTGTTCACACTCCTGGCTGGCTCGCCACCCTTCTGGCACCGGCGGCAGATCCTGATGTTACGCATGATCATGGAGGGCCAGTACCAGTTCAGTTCCCCTGAGTGGGACGACCGTTCCAGCACTGTCAAAGACCTG ATCTCCAGGCTGCTGCAGGTGGATCCTGAGGCACGCCTGACAGCTGAGCAGGCCCTACAGCACCCTTTCTTTGAGCGTTGTGAAGGCAGCCAACCCTGGAACCTCACCCCCCGCCAGCGGTTCCGG GTGGCAGTGTGGACAGTGCTGGCTGCTGGACGAGTGGCCCTAAGCACCCATCGTGTACGGCCACTGACCAAGAATGCACTGTTGAGGGACCCTTATGCGCTGCGGTCAGTGCGGCGCCTCATCGACAACTGTGCCTTCCGGCTCTACGGGCACTGGGTAAAGAAAGGGGAGCAGCAGAACCGGGCGGCTCTCTTTCAGCACCGGCCCCCTGGGCCTTTTCCCATCATGGGCCCTGAAGAGGAGGGAGACTCCGCTGCTATAACTGAGGATGAGGCCGTGCTTGTACTGGGCTAG
- the PHKG2 gene encoding phosphorylase b kinase gamma catalytic chain, liver/testis isoform isoform X5 — translation MTLDVGPEDELPDWAAAKEFYQKYDPKDVIGRGVSSVVRRCVHRATGHEFAVKIMEVTAERLSPEQLEEVREATRRETHILRQPPLWDAAASYAPPSLRMRKGELFDYLTEKVALSEKETRSIMRSLLEAVSFLHANNIVHRDLKPENILLDDNMQIRLSDFGFSCHLEPSEKLRELCGTPGYLAPEILKCSMDETHPGYGKEVDLLFPSWACGVILFTLLAGSPPFWHRRQILMLRMIMEGQYQFSSPEWDDRSSTVKDLISRLLQVDPEARLTAEQALQHPFFERCEGSQPWNLTPRQRFRVAVWTVLAAGRVALSTHRVRPLTKNALLRDPYALRSVRRLIDNCAFRLYGHWVKKGEQQNRAALFQHRPPGPFPIMGPEEEGDSAAITEDEAVLVLG, via the exons ATGACGCTGGACGTGGGGCCGGAGGATGAGCTGCCCGACTGGGCTGCCGCCAAGGAGTTTTACCAGAAGTACGATCCTAAGGACGTCATCGGCAG AGGAGTGAGCTCTGTGGTCCGCCGTTGTGTTCATCGAGCTACTGGCCATGAGTTTGCGGTGAAGATTATGGAAGTGACAGCTGAGCGGCTGAGTCCTGAGCAGCTGGAGGAGGTGCGGGAAGCCACACGGCGAGAGACACACATCCTTCGCCAG CCCCCACTGTGGGATGCAGCTGCCTCCTATGCCCCTCCTTCCCTTAGGATGCGGAAGGGAGAGCTGTTTGACTACCTCACAGAGAAGGTGGCCCTCTCTGAAAAGGAAACCAG gtccaTCATGCGGTCTCTGCTGGAAGCAGTGAGCTTTCTCCATGCCAACAACATTGTGCATCGAGATCTGAAGCCCGAGAATATTCTCCTAGATGACAATATGCAGATCCGACTTTCAGATTTCGGGTTCTCCTGCCACTTGGAACCTAGCGAGAAGCTTCGAG AGTTGTGTGGGACCCCAGGGTATCTAGCGCCAGAGATCCTTAAATGCTCCATGGATGAAACACACCCAGGCTATGGCAAGGAGGTCGACCT TCTCTTTCCCAGCTGGGCCTGTGGGGTGATCTTGTTCACACTCCTGGCTGGCTCGCCACCCTTCTGGCACCGGCGGCAGATCCTGATGTTACGCATGATCATGGAGGGCCAGTACCAGTTCAGTTCCCCTGAGTGGGACGACCGTTCCAGCACTGTCAAAGACCTG ATCTCCAGGCTGCTGCAGGTGGATCCTGAGGCACGCCTGACAGCTGAGCAGGCCCTACAGCACCCTTTCTTTGAGCGTTGTGAAGGCAGCCAACCCTGGAACCTCACCCCCCGCCAGCGGTTCCGG GTGGCAGTGTGGACAGTGCTGGCTGCTGGACGAGTGGCCCTAAGCACCCATCGTGTACGGCCACTGACCAAGAATGCACTGTTGAGGGACCCTTATGCGCTGCGGTCAGTGCGGCGCCTCATCGACAACTGTGCCTTCCGGCTCTACGGGCACTGGGTAAAGAAAGGGGAGCAGCAGAACCGGGCGGCTCTCTTTCAGCACCGGCCCCCTGGGCCTTTTCCCATCATGGGCCCTGAAGAGGAGGGAGACTCCGCTGCTATAACTGAGGATGAGGCCGTGCTTGTACTGGGCTAG
- the PHKG2 gene encoding phosphorylase b kinase gamma catalytic chain, liver/testis isoform isoform X2 translates to MTLDVGPEDELPDWAAAKEFYQKYDPKDVIGRGVSSVVRRCVHRATGHEFAVKIMEVTAERLSPEQLEEVREATRRETHILRQVAGHPHISEAVFLAPPPLWDAAASYAPPSLRMRKGELFDYLTEKVALSEKETRSIMRSLLEAVSFLHANNIVHRDLKPENILLDDNMQIRLSDFGFSCHLEPSEKLRELCGTPGYLAPEILKCSMDETHPGYGKEVDLWACGVILFTLLAGSPPFWHRRQILMLRMIMEGQYQFSSPEWDDRSSTVKDLISRLLQVDPEARLTAEQALQHPFFERCEGSQPWNLTPRQRFRVAVWTVLAAGRVALSTHRVRPLTKNALLRDPYALRSVRRLIDNCAFRLYGHWVKKGEQQNRAALFQHRPPGPFPIMGPEEEGDSAAITEDEAVLVLG, encoded by the exons ATGACGCTGGACGTGGGGCCGGAGGATGAGCTGCCCGACTGGGCTGCCGCCAAGGAGTTTTACCAGAAGTACGATCCTAAGGACGTCATCGGCAG AGGAGTGAGCTCTGTGGTCCGCCGTTGTGTTCATCGAGCTACTGGCCATGAGTTTGCGGTGAAGATTATGGAAGTGACAGCTGAGCGGCTGAGTCCTGAGCAGCTGGAGGAGGTGCGGGAAGCCACACGGCGAGAGACACACATCCTTCGCCAGGTCGCCGGCCACCCCCACATCAGTGAGGCTGTCTTCCTTGCTCCT CCCCCACTGTGGGATGCAGCTGCCTCCTATGCCCCTCCTTCCCTTAGGATGCGGAAGGGAGAGCTGTTTGACTACCTCACAGAGAAGGTGGCCCTCTCTGAAAAGGAAACCAG gtccaTCATGCGGTCTCTGCTGGAAGCAGTGAGCTTTCTCCATGCCAACAACATTGTGCATCGAGATCTGAAGCCCGAGAATATTCTCCTAGATGACAATATGCAGATCCGACTTTCAGATTTCGGGTTCTCCTGCCACTTGGAACCTAGCGAGAAGCTTCGAG AGTTGTGTGGGACCCCAGGGTATCTAGCGCCAGAGATCCTTAAATGCTCCATGGATGAAACACACCCAGGCTATGGCAAGGAGGTCGACCT CTGGGCCTGTGGGGTGATCTTGTTCACACTCCTGGCTGGCTCGCCACCCTTCTGGCACCGGCGGCAGATCCTGATGTTACGCATGATCATGGAGGGCCAGTACCAGTTCAGTTCCCCTGAGTGGGACGACCGTTCCAGCACTGTCAAAGACCTG ATCTCCAGGCTGCTGCAGGTGGATCCTGAGGCACGCCTGACAGCTGAGCAGGCCCTACAGCACCCTTTCTTTGAGCGTTGTGAAGGCAGCCAACCCTGGAACCTCACCCCCCGCCAGCGGTTCCGG GTGGCAGTGTGGACAGTGCTGGCTGCTGGACGAGTGGCCCTAAGCACCCATCGTGTACGGCCACTGACCAAGAATGCACTGTTGAGGGACCCTTATGCGCTGCGGTCAGTGCGGCGCCTCATCGACAACTGTGCCTTCCGGCTCTACGGGCACTGGGTAAAGAAAGGGGAGCAGCAGAACCGGGCGGCTCTCTTTCAGCACCGGCCCCCTGGGCCTTTTCCCATCATGGGCCCTGAAGAGGAGGGAGACTCCGCTGCTATAACTGAGGATGAGGCCGTGCTTGTACTGGGCTAG
- the PHKG2 gene encoding phosphorylase b kinase gamma catalytic chain, liver/testis isoform isoform X7, with product MTLDVGPEDELPDWAAAKEFYQKYDPKDVIGRGVSSVVRRCVHRATGHEFAVKIMEVTAERLSPEQLEEPPLWDAAASYAPPSLRMRKGELFDYLTEKVALSEKETRSIMRSLLEAVSFLHANNIVHRDLKPENILLDDNMQIRLSDFGFSCHLEPSEKLRELCGTPGYLAPEILKCSMDETHPGYGKEVDLLFPSWACGVILFTLLAGSPPFWHRRQILMLRMIMEGQYQFSSPEWDDRSSTVKDLISRLLQVDPEARLTAEQALQHPFFERCEGSQPWNLTPRQRFRVAVWTVLAAGRVALSTHRVRPLTKNALLRDPYALRSVRRLIDNCAFRLYGHWVKKGEQQNRAALFQHRPPGPFPIMGPEEEGDSAAITEDEAVLVLG from the exons ATGACGCTGGACGTGGGGCCGGAGGATGAGCTGCCCGACTGGGCTGCCGCCAAGGAGTTTTACCAGAAGTACGATCCTAAGGACGTCATCGGCAG AGGAGTGAGCTCTGTGGTCCGCCGTTGTGTTCATCGAGCTACTGGCCATGAGTTTGCGGTGAAGATTATGGAAGTGACAGCTGAGCGGCTGAGTCCTGAGCAGCTGGAGGAG CCCCCACTGTGGGATGCAGCTGCCTCCTATGCCCCTCCTTCCCTTAGGATGCGGAAGGGAGAGCTGTTTGACTACCTCACAGAGAAGGTGGCCCTCTCTGAAAAGGAAACCAG gtccaTCATGCGGTCTCTGCTGGAAGCAGTGAGCTTTCTCCATGCCAACAACATTGTGCATCGAGATCTGAAGCCCGAGAATATTCTCCTAGATGACAATATGCAGATCCGACTTTCAGATTTCGGGTTCTCCTGCCACTTGGAACCTAGCGAGAAGCTTCGAG AGTTGTGTGGGACCCCAGGGTATCTAGCGCCAGAGATCCTTAAATGCTCCATGGATGAAACACACCCAGGCTATGGCAAGGAGGTCGACCT TCTCTTTCCCAGCTGGGCCTGTGGGGTGATCTTGTTCACACTCCTGGCTGGCTCGCCACCCTTCTGGCACCGGCGGCAGATCCTGATGTTACGCATGATCATGGAGGGCCAGTACCAGTTCAGTTCCCCTGAGTGGGACGACCGTTCCAGCACTGTCAAAGACCTG ATCTCCAGGCTGCTGCAGGTGGATCCTGAGGCACGCCTGACAGCTGAGCAGGCCCTACAGCACCCTTTCTTTGAGCGTTGTGAAGGCAGCCAACCCTGGAACCTCACCCCCCGCCAGCGGTTCCGG GTGGCAGTGTGGACAGTGCTGGCTGCTGGACGAGTGGCCCTAAGCACCCATCGTGTACGGCCACTGACCAAGAATGCACTGTTGAGGGACCCTTATGCGCTGCGGTCAGTGCGGCGCCTCATCGACAACTGTGCCTTCCGGCTCTACGGGCACTGGGTAAAGAAAGGGGAGCAGCAGAACCGGGCGGCTCTCTTTCAGCACCGGCCCCCTGGGCCTTTTCCCATCATGGGCCCTGAAGAGGAGGGAGACTCCGCTGCTATAACTGAGGATGAGGCCGTGCTTGTACTGGGCTAG
- the PHKG2 gene encoding phosphorylase b kinase gamma catalytic chain, liver/testis isoform isoform X8 yields MTLDVGPEDELPDWAAAKEFYQKYDPKDVIGRGVSSVVRRCVHRATGHEFAVKIMEVTAERLSPEQLEEPPLWDAAASYAPPSLRMRKGELFDYLTEKVALSEKETRSIMRSLLEAVSFLHANNIVHRDLKPENILLDDNMQIRLSDFGFSCHLEPSEKLRELCGTPGYLAPEILKCSMDETHPGYGKEVDLWACGVILFTLLAGSPPFWHRRQILMLRMIMEGQYQFSSPEWDDRSSTVKDLISRLLQVDPEARLTAEQALQHPFFERCEGSQPWNLTPRQRFRVAVWTVLAAGRVALSTHRVRPLTKNALLRDPYALRSVRRLIDNCAFRLYGHWVKKGEQQNRAALFQHRPPGPFPIMGPEEEGDSAAITEDEAVLVLG; encoded by the exons ATGACGCTGGACGTGGGGCCGGAGGATGAGCTGCCCGACTGGGCTGCCGCCAAGGAGTTTTACCAGAAGTACGATCCTAAGGACGTCATCGGCAG AGGAGTGAGCTCTGTGGTCCGCCGTTGTGTTCATCGAGCTACTGGCCATGAGTTTGCGGTGAAGATTATGGAAGTGACAGCTGAGCGGCTGAGTCCTGAGCAGCTGGAGGAG CCCCCACTGTGGGATGCAGCTGCCTCCTATGCCCCTCCTTCCCTTAGGATGCGGAAGGGAGAGCTGTTTGACTACCTCACAGAGAAGGTGGCCCTCTCTGAAAAGGAAACCAG gtccaTCATGCGGTCTCTGCTGGAAGCAGTGAGCTTTCTCCATGCCAACAACATTGTGCATCGAGATCTGAAGCCCGAGAATATTCTCCTAGATGACAATATGCAGATCCGACTTTCAGATTTCGGGTTCTCCTGCCACTTGGAACCTAGCGAGAAGCTTCGAG AGTTGTGTGGGACCCCAGGGTATCTAGCGCCAGAGATCCTTAAATGCTCCATGGATGAAACACACCCAGGCTATGGCAAGGAGGTCGACCT CTGGGCCTGTGGGGTGATCTTGTTCACACTCCTGGCTGGCTCGCCACCCTTCTGGCACCGGCGGCAGATCCTGATGTTACGCATGATCATGGAGGGCCAGTACCAGTTCAGTTCCCCTGAGTGGGACGACCGTTCCAGCACTGTCAAAGACCTG ATCTCCAGGCTGCTGCAGGTGGATCCTGAGGCACGCCTGACAGCTGAGCAGGCCCTACAGCACCCTTTCTTTGAGCGTTGTGAAGGCAGCCAACCCTGGAACCTCACCCCCCGCCAGCGGTTCCGG GTGGCAGTGTGGACAGTGCTGGCTGCTGGACGAGTGGCCCTAAGCACCCATCGTGTACGGCCACTGACCAAGAATGCACTGTTGAGGGACCCTTATGCGCTGCGGTCAGTGCGGCGCCTCATCGACAACTGTGCCTTCCGGCTCTACGGGCACTGGGTAAAGAAAGGGGAGCAGCAGAACCGGGCGGCTCTCTTTCAGCACCGGCCCCCTGGGCCTTTTCCCATCATGGGCCCTGAAGAGGAGGGAGACTCCGCTGCTATAACTGAGGATGAGGCCGTGCTTGTACTGGGCTAG
- the PHKG2 gene encoding phosphorylase b kinase gamma catalytic chain, liver/testis isoform isoform X6, producing MTLDVGPEDELPDWAAAKEFYQKYDPKDVIGRGVSSVVRRCVHRATGHEFAVKIMEVTAERLSPEQLEEVREATRRETHILRQPPLWDAAASYAPPSLRMRKGELFDYLTEKVALSEKETRSIMRSLLEAVSFLHANNIVHRDLKPENILLDDNMQIRLSDFGFSCHLEPSEKLRELCGTPGYLAPEILKCSMDETHPGYGKEVDLWACGVILFTLLAGSPPFWHRRQILMLRMIMEGQYQFSSPEWDDRSSTVKDLISRLLQVDPEARLTAEQALQHPFFERCEGSQPWNLTPRQRFRVAVWTVLAAGRVALSTHRVRPLTKNALLRDPYALRSVRRLIDNCAFRLYGHWVKKGEQQNRAALFQHRPPGPFPIMGPEEEGDSAAITEDEAVLVLG from the exons ATGACGCTGGACGTGGGGCCGGAGGATGAGCTGCCCGACTGGGCTGCCGCCAAGGAGTTTTACCAGAAGTACGATCCTAAGGACGTCATCGGCAG AGGAGTGAGCTCTGTGGTCCGCCGTTGTGTTCATCGAGCTACTGGCCATGAGTTTGCGGTGAAGATTATGGAAGTGACAGCTGAGCGGCTGAGTCCTGAGCAGCTGGAGGAGGTGCGGGAAGCCACACGGCGAGAGACACACATCCTTCGCCAG CCCCCACTGTGGGATGCAGCTGCCTCCTATGCCCCTCCTTCCCTTAGGATGCGGAAGGGAGAGCTGTTTGACTACCTCACAGAGAAGGTGGCCCTCTCTGAAAAGGAAACCAG gtccaTCATGCGGTCTCTGCTGGAAGCAGTGAGCTTTCTCCATGCCAACAACATTGTGCATCGAGATCTGAAGCCCGAGAATATTCTCCTAGATGACAATATGCAGATCCGACTTTCAGATTTCGGGTTCTCCTGCCACTTGGAACCTAGCGAGAAGCTTCGAG AGTTGTGTGGGACCCCAGGGTATCTAGCGCCAGAGATCCTTAAATGCTCCATGGATGAAACACACCCAGGCTATGGCAAGGAGGTCGACCT CTGGGCCTGTGGGGTGATCTTGTTCACACTCCTGGCTGGCTCGCCACCCTTCTGGCACCGGCGGCAGATCCTGATGTTACGCATGATCATGGAGGGCCAGTACCAGTTCAGTTCCCCTGAGTGGGACGACCGTTCCAGCACTGTCAAAGACCTG ATCTCCAGGCTGCTGCAGGTGGATCCTGAGGCACGCCTGACAGCTGAGCAGGCCCTACAGCACCCTTTCTTTGAGCGTTGTGAAGGCAGCCAACCCTGGAACCTCACCCCCCGCCAGCGGTTCCGG GTGGCAGTGTGGACAGTGCTGGCTGCTGGACGAGTGGCCCTAAGCACCCATCGTGTACGGCCACTGACCAAGAATGCACTGTTGAGGGACCCTTATGCGCTGCGGTCAGTGCGGCGCCTCATCGACAACTGTGCCTTCCGGCTCTACGGGCACTGGGTAAAGAAAGGGGAGCAGCAGAACCGGGCGGCTCTCTTTCAGCACCGGCCCCCTGGGCCTTTTCCCATCATGGGCCCTGAAGAGGAGGGAGACTCCGCTGCTATAACTGAGGATGAGGCCGTGCTTGTACTGGGCTAG
- the PHKG2 gene encoding phosphorylase b kinase gamma catalytic chain, liver/testis isoform isoform X4: MTLDVGPEDELPDWAAAKEFYQKYDPKDVIGRGVSSVVRRCVHRATGHEFAVKIMEVTAERLSPEQLEEVREATRRETHILRQVAGHPHIITLIDSYESSSFMFLVFDLMRKGELFDYLTEKVALSEKETRSIMRSLLEAVSFLHANNIVHRDLKPENILLDDNMQIRLSDFGFSCHLEPSEKLRELCGTPGYLAPEILKCSMDETHPGYGKEVDLWACGVILFTLLAGSPPFWHRRQILMLRMIMEGQYQFSSPEWDDRSSTVKDLISRLLQVDPEARLTAEQALQHPFFERCEGSQPWNLTPRQRFRVAVWTVLAAGRVALSTHRVRPLTKNALLRDPYALRSVRRLIDNCAFRLYGHWVKKGEQQNRAALFQHRPPGPFPIMGPEEEGDSAAITEDEAVLVLG, encoded by the exons ATGACGCTGGACGTGGGGCCGGAGGATGAGCTGCCCGACTGGGCTGCCGCCAAGGAGTTTTACCAGAAGTACGATCCTAAGGACGTCATCGGCAG AGGAGTGAGCTCTGTGGTCCGCCGTTGTGTTCATCGAGCTACTGGCCATGAGTTTGCGGTGAAGATTATGGAAGTGACAGCTGAGCGGCTGAGTCCTGAGCAGCTGGAGGAGGTGCGGGAAGCCACACGGCGAGAGACACACATCCTTCGCCAGGTCGCCGGCCACCCCCACATCA tCACCCTCATCGATTCCTACGAGTCTTCTAGCTTCATGTTCCTGGTGTTTGACCT GATGCGGAAGGGAGAGCTGTTTGACTACCTCACAGAGAAGGTGGCCCTCTCTGAAAAGGAAACCAG gtccaTCATGCGGTCTCTGCTGGAAGCAGTGAGCTTTCTCCATGCCAACAACATTGTGCATCGAGATCTGAAGCCCGAGAATATTCTCCTAGATGACAATATGCAGATCCGACTTTCAGATTTCGGGTTCTCCTGCCACTTGGAACCTAGCGAGAAGCTTCGAG AGTTGTGTGGGACCCCAGGGTATCTAGCGCCAGAGATCCTTAAATGCTCCATGGATGAAACACACCCAGGCTATGGCAAGGAGGTCGACCT CTGGGCCTGTGGGGTGATCTTGTTCACACTCCTGGCTGGCTCGCCACCCTTCTGGCACCGGCGGCAGATCCTGATGTTACGCATGATCATGGAGGGCCAGTACCAGTTCAGTTCCCCTGAGTGGGACGACCGTTCCAGCACTGTCAAAGACCTG ATCTCCAGGCTGCTGCAGGTGGATCCTGAGGCACGCCTGACAGCTGAGCAGGCCCTACAGCACCCTTTCTTTGAGCGTTGTGAAGGCAGCCAACCCTGGAACCTCACCCCCCGCCAGCGGTTCCGG GTGGCAGTGTGGACAGTGCTGGCTGCTGGACGAGTGGCCCTAAGCACCCATCGTGTACGGCCACTGACCAAGAATGCACTGTTGAGGGACCCTTATGCGCTGCGGTCAGTGCGGCGCCTCATCGACAACTGTGCCTTCCGGCTCTACGGGCACTGGGTAAAGAAAGGGGAGCAGCAGAACCGGGCGGCTCTCTTTCAGCACCGGCCCCCTGGGCCTTTTCCCATCATGGGCCCTGAAGAGGAGGGAGACTCCGCTGCTATAACTGAGGATGAGGCCGTGCTTGTACTGGGCTAG